A region from the Microbacterium lacus genome encodes:
- the coxB gene encoding cytochrome c oxidase subunit II codes for MPSKRLLRWAAIPIGVATAVALAGCTQAELHGYLPGFEEGAEPTTNHTDMVAGLWVNSWIVLLVVGIITWGLMGWAAIAYRRRKGQVGLPVQLRYNMPIEIFYTIVPLILVIGFFAFTARDQTILETQTEDPDVSIIAIGKQWAWDFQYNGEDEDGSDAVWSMGVQADPAANGDVDQEKLPTLYLPVDKSVKILLQSRDVIHSFWVIDFLYKKDMYIGRDNYWSFTPTREGTYAGKCAELCGEYHSAMLFNVKVVSEAEYEDYLATLKAAGQTGDINDEYDRLQNQPGTGATAEGDE; via the coding sequence GTGCCCTCGAAACGCCTCCTGCGCTGGGCTGCGATCCCCATCGGAGTCGCGACAGCCGTCGCCCTCGCAGGGTGCACGCAGGCCGAGCTTCACGGCTATCTGCCCGGTTTCGAGGAGGGCGCCGAGCCGACCACGAACCACACGGACATGGTCGCCGGTCTCTGGGTGAACTCCTGGATCGTGCTCCTGGTCGTCGGCATCATCACGTGGGGTCTCATGGGCTGGGCGGCCATCGCGTACCGCCGGCGCAAGGGCCAGGTCGGGCTTCCCGTCCAGCTGCGGTACAACATGCCGATCGAGATCTTCTACACGATCGTCCCGCTGATCCTGGTCATCGGCTTCTTCGCGTTCACCGCCCGCGACCAGACGATCCTCGAGACGCAGACCGAGGACCCGGACGTGTCGATCATCGCGATCGGCAAGCAGTGGGCGTGGGACTTCCAGTACAACGGCGAGGACGAGGACGGCTCGGACGCCGTCTGGTCGATGGGTGTCCAGGCCGACCCCGCCGCGAACGGCGACGTCGACCAGGAGAAGCTTCCGACGCTCTACCTGCCGGTCGACAAGTCGGTGAAGATCCTCCTCCAGTCGCGTGACGTCATCCACTCCTTCTGGGTCATCGACTTCCTCTACAAGAAGGACATGTACATCGGGCGTGACAACTACTGGTCGTTCACGCCGACCCGCGAGGGCACGTACGCGGGCAAGTGCGCCGAGCTGTGCGGCGAGTACCACTCGGCAATGCTCTTCAACGTCAAGGTGGTCAGCGAGGCCGAGTACGAGGATTACCTCGCGACGCTCAAGGCCGCCGGCCAGACCGGTGACATCAACGACGAATACGACCGGCTCCAGAACCAGCCCGGCACGGGCGCGACCGCTGAAGGAGATGAGTGA
- the erpA gene encoding iron-sulfur cluster insertion protein ErpA — protein sequence MTDTALSTDQPVLEHGVGLTEAAALKVKSLLQQEGRDDLRLRVAVQPGGCSGLIYQLYFDERYLDGDKTVDFDGVEVIVDDMSVPYLDGAKIDFKDTISEQGFTIDNPNAAGSCACGDSFH from the coding sequence ATGACCGACACTGCACTGTCGACCGACCAGCCCGTTCTCGAGCACGGCGTCGGGCTCACCGAGGCCGCCGCGCTGAAGGTGAAGAGCCTGCTGCAGCAGGAGGGTCGAGATGACCTCCGTCTGCGTGTCGCGGTGCAGCCGGGCGGCTGCAGCGGCCTGATCTATCAGCTCTACTTCGACGAGCGCTACCTCGACGGCGACAAGACCGTCGATTTCGACGGTGTCGAGGTGATCGTCGACGACATGAGCGTCCCTTACCTCGACGGCGCGAAGATCGACTTCAAGGACACGATCTCGGAGCAGGGTTTCACGATCGACAACCCGAACGCCGCCGGAAGCTGCGCCTGCGGCGACAGCTTCCACTGA
- the nrdR gene encoding transcriptional regulator NrdR — protein sequence MHCPFCRHPDSRVIDSRTSDDGLSIRRRRQCPQCGGRFSTIETASLNVIKRSGVVEPFSREKVMSGVRKACQGRPVTEGDLAVLAQKVEEAVRQTGSSQVDTNEIGLAILGPLRDLDEVAYLRFASVYQAFDSLEDFESAIGQLRADHASPAPDESVAPA from the coding sequence ATGCATTGCCCGTTCTGCCGCCATCCCGATTCCCGCGTGATCGACTCGCGGACGAGTGACGACGGGCTCAGCATCCGTCGTCGTCGTCAGTGCCCGCAGTGCGGGGGCCGGTTCTCGACGATCGAGACGGCGAGTCTGAACGTGATCAAGCGCTCGGGCGTCGTCGAGCCGTTCAGCCGCGAGAAGGTCATGTCCGGCGTCCGCAAGGCCTGTCAGGGGCGCCCGGTCACCGAGGGCGACCTCGCGGTGCTCGCGCAGAAAGTCGAGGAGGCCGTACGCCAGACGGGTTCCTCGCAGGTCGACACGAACGAGATCGGACTGGCGATCCTGGGTCCGCTCCGCGACCTCGACGAGGTCGCGTACCTCCGCTTCGCCAGCGTCTACCAGGCGTTCGACTCGCTCGAGGACTTCGAATCGGCGATCGGCCAGCTCCGCGCAGACCACGCTTCTCCGGCTCCGGACGAATCGGTCGCACCCGCCTGA
- a CDS encoding dipeptidase yields MNTDLTRQDAVRDAAASGIPAALADLGTLVRIPSVAFPGFDAKEVQRSAEAVKALVDDLGLFDSVEIRRAGIPGTDEIGHPAVLATRAARNGRPTILLYAHHDVQPVGDEALWESSPFEPTVRDGRLYGRGAADDKAGVMAHVAALRALKEALGADFDLGVALFIEGEEEAGSRSFAQFLSENADALRADVIVVADSGNWDARTPALTVSLRGNTRFTLRVRTLEHASHSGMFGGAVPDAMMATVTLLATLWDEDGAVAVEGLTERDAETPAYDEATLRDEAGLPSGVSPIGRGSILSRIWNKPSITVTGIDAPSVANASNTLSPEVSVVISARVAPGQPAREAYAAIEAHLRARAPFGAELAFSDQDYGDAFLVDTSGAAVAQALEAMHEAYGVEPVEVGVGGSIPFIADLVREFPAAQILVTGVEDPHARAHSPNESLHLETFRNAVLAEALLLAKLDAESAGA; encoded by the coding sequence ATGAACACCGACCTCACCCGACAGGATGCCGTGCGCGATGCCGCCGCATCCGGTATCCCCGCCGCTCTCGCCGATCTGGGCACCCTCGTGCGCATCCCCTCGGTCGCGTTCCCGGGATTCGACGCGAAAGAGGTCCAGCGCAGCGCCGAGGCCGTGAAGGCCCTCGTGGACGACCTGGGTCTGTTCGACAGCGTCGAGATCCGGCGCGCGGGGATCCCCGGCACGGACGAGATCGGGCATCCCGCCGTCCTGGCCACGCGCGCCGCCCGCAACGGCCGGCCGACGATCCTGCTCTACGCCCACCACGACGTGCAGCCGGTCGGGGATGAGGCGCTCTGGGAGTCCTCGCCGTTCGAACCCACCGTCCGCGACGGACGTCTCTACGGCCGCGGCGCCGCCGACGACAAGGCGGGCGTCATGGCGCACGTCGCCGCGCTGCGCGCGCTGAAGGAGGCGCTCGGCGCCGACTTCGACCTCGGCGTCGCTCTCTTCATCGAGGGGGAGGAGGAGGCCGGGTCGCGATCGTTCGCGCAGTTCCTCAGCGAGAACGCCGACGCGCTTCGGGCCGATGTCATCGTGGTCGCCGATTCCGGCAACTGGGACGCCCGGACTCCGGCCCTCACAGTGTCGCTCCGCGGCAACACGCGCTTCACTCTGCGGGTCCGCACGCTCGAGCACGCGTCGCACTCGGGCATGTTCGGGGGAGCGGTGCCCGACGCCATGATGGCAACGGTCACGCTCCTGGCCACCCTCTGGGACGAGGACGGCGCCGTCGCCGTCGAGGGGCTCACCGAGAGGGATGCCGAAACCCCGGCCTACGACGAAGCGACTCTTCGCGACGAAGCCGGGCTGCCCTCCGGAGTCAGCCCCATCGGGCGAGGATCGATCCTCAGCCGGATCTGGAACAAACCGTCGATCACCGTCACGGGAATCGACGCGCCCAGCGTCGCGAACGCGTCGAACACGCTGAGTCCGGAGGTGAGCGTCGTCATCAGCGCCCGCGTCGCGCCCGGGCAGCCGGCCCGCGAGGCGTACGCCGCGATCGAGGCCCATCTGCGCGCCCGCGCGCCGTTCGGTGCAGAGCTCGCCTTCTCCGATCAGGACTACGGCGACGCGTTCCTCGTGGACACGAGCGGCGCGGCTGTCGCCCAAGCCCTCGAGGCGATGCACGAGGCGTACGGGGTCGAGCCGGTGGAGGTCGGCGTCGGCGGATCCATCCCGTTCATCGCAGATCTGGTTCGCGAGTTCCCCGCCGCGCAGATCCTGGTCACCGGCGTCGAGGACCCGCACGCCCGAGCGCACAGCCCGAACGAATCGCTGCACCTCGAGACCTTCCGCAACGCCGTGCTGGCCGAAGCGCTTCTCTTGGCGAAGCTGGATGCGGAGTCCGCCGGGGCGTAG
- the dnaE gene encoding DNA polymerase III subunit alpha: MAADSFVHLHVHSEYSMLDGAARIGPMVQEAVRLEMPAIAVTDHGNTFAAFEFYKTAKAAGIKPIIGIEAYVTPGTHRTDKSRVRWGSPEQSDDDVSGAGAYTHMTLLSETTEGMHNLFRLSSKASMEGYYFKPRMDRELLQKYSKGLIATTGCPSGEVQTRLRLGQYEAARAAAAEFQDIFGKDNYFTEIMDHGLSIERRVMSDLIKISKDLDIPLVGTNDLHYTHQHDATSHAALLCVQSGSTLDDPKRFKFDGDGYYVKSAAEMRQVFRDHPEACDNTLLIAERCDVEFNTSANYMPNFPVPDGETEESWFVKEVEKGLEYRYPDGIPDAVRAQAEYETSVIVQMGFPGYFLVVADFINWAKDNGIRVGPGRGSGAGSMAAYAMRITDLDPLQHGLIFERFLNPDRVSMPDFDVDFDDRRRGEVIQYVTEKYGSERVAQIVTYGTIKAKQALKDAGRVLGFPFSMGEKLTKAMPPAVMGKDMPLEGMFDREHPRFKEASEFRALIETDAEAKTVFDTAVGLENLKRQWGVHAAGVIMSSDPLEDIIPIMRREQDGQIVTQFDYPSCEALGLIKMDFLGLRNLTIINDALDNIAANRGHPLVLEELELDDAASYELLSRGDTLGVFQLDGGPMRSLLRLMKPDNFEDISAVIALYRPGPMGANSHINYALRKNGQQEITPIHEEFKDSLAEILDTSYGLIIYQEQVMAIAQRVAGFSLGQADILRRAMGKKKKSELDKQFEGFQAGMHANGYSDDAVNKLWEILLPFSDYAFNKAHSAAYGLVSYWTAYLKAHYPAEYMAALLTSVGDSKDKMAVYLNECRRMGIRVLPPDVGQSIRFFAAVGDDIRFGLGAVRNVGANVVDGIVASRADAPFTDFHDFLSKVPAHVANKRTVESLIKAGAFDSLGATRRALMEIHEDATEAAVLDKRREANGEVGFDFDSLWGDDEPQQAHKVPERPEWTKKDKLAFEREMLGLYVSDHPLAGLEIPLAKHASISIHDLLASEDISDGEQVTVAGLVTSVQHRVAKSSGNPYGMITVEDFNGEITVMFMGKTYTEFQSMLVADSILVVRGRVSRRDDGMNLHAVSAFAPDLGAVDESGPLVLVLPERRASQSTIEELRQTLERHRGDTEVTVKLHAGSTAKIFEVPLPVRVTADLYGELKGLLGPQCLG; encoded by the coding sequence GTGGCAGCCGATTCCTTCGTTCACCTTCACGTTCACAGTGAATATTCGATGCTGGACGGCGCGGCGCGCATCGGTCCGATGGTGCAGGAAGCAGTCCGGCTCGAGATGCCGGCGATCGCCGTCACCGATCACGGCAACACGTTCGCGGCCTTCGAGTTCTACAAGACGGCCAAGGCCGCCGGAATCAAGCCGATCATCGGCATCGAAGCCTATGTGACCCCCGGCACCCACCGCACCGACAAGTCGCGCGTGCGGTGGGGATCACCCGAGCAGAGCGACGACGACGTCTCCGGTGCGGGCGCCTACACCCATATGACGCTTCTCTCCGAGACCACGGAGGGCATGCACAACCTGTTCCGGCTGTCGTCGAAGGCGAGCATGGAGGGGTACTACTTCAAGCCGCGGATGGACCGCGAGCTGCTGCAGAAGTACTCCAAGGGCCTGATCGCCACGACGGGATGCCCGTCGGGAGAGGTGCAGACGCGCCTGCGGCTCGGCCAGTACGAGGCCGCCCGTGCGGCCGCGGCGGAGTTCCAGGACATCTTCGGCAAAGACAACTACTTCACCGAGATCATGGACCACGGTCTGTCGATCGAGCGCCGGGTGATGTCGGACCTCATCAAGATCTCGAAAGACCTCGACATCCCGCTGGTGGGGACGAACGACCTCCACTACACCCACCAGCACGATGCGACCAGCCATGCGGCGCTGCTGTGCGTGCAGTCCGGATCCACCCTCGACGATCCCAAGCGCTTCAAGTTCGACGGAGACGGCTATTACGTCAAGTCCGCCGCTGAGATGCGGCAGGTCTTCCGCGATCATCCCGAGGCGTGTGACAACACCCTGCTGATCGCCGAGCGCTGCGATGTCGAGTTCAACACCTCCGCGAACTACATGCCCAACTTCCCGGTGCCCGACGGCGAGACGGAGGAGAGCTGGTTCGTCAAGGAGGTCGAGAAGGGTCTCGAGTACCGGTACCCCGACGGCATCCCCGACGCCGTCCGCGCACAGGCCGAGTACGAGACCTCCGTCATCGTCCAGATGGGCTTCCCGGGGTACTTCCTCGTGGTCGCCGACTTCATCAACTGGGCGAAGGACAACGGCATCCGGGTGGGCCCGGGCCGCGGATCCGGCGCCGGATCCATGGCCGCCTACGCCATGCGCATCACCGACCTCGACCCGCTGCAGCACGGTCTGATCTTCGAGCGCTTCCTGAACCCCGACCGCGTCTCGATGCCCGACTTCGACGTCGACTTCGACGACCGTCGCCGCGGCGAGGTCATCCAGTACGTCACGGAGAAGTACGGCAGCGAGCGGGTCGCCCAGATCGTGACGTACGGCACGATCAAGGCCAAGCAGGCGTTGAAGGATGCCGGGCGTGTGCTCGGATTCCCGTTCAGCATGGGGGAGAAGCTCACCAAGGCGATGCCGCCCGCCGTGATGGGCAAGGACATGCCTCTCGAGGGCATGTTCGACCGTGAGCACCCGCGCTTCAAGGAGGCGAGCGAGTTCCGCGCGCTCATCGAGACGGATGCCGAGGCCAAGACGGTCTTCGACACCGCGGTCGGGCTCGAGAACCTCAAGCGGCAGTGGGGCGTGCACGCCGCCGGTGTGATCATGTCCAGTGACCCGCTCGAGGACATCATCCCGATCATGCGGCGCGAACAGGACGGCCAGATCGTCACGCAGTTCGACTATCCGTCGTGCGAAGCGCTGGGTCTGATCAAGATGGACTTCCTGGGGCTGCGCAACCTCACGATCATCAACGATGCGCTCGACAACATCGCCGCGAACCGGGGCCACCCGCTCGTCCTCGAAGAGCTCGAGCTCGACGACGCGGCCTCCTACGAACTCCTCTCGCGCGGCGACACCCTCGGGGTGTTCCAGCTCGACGGCGGTCCGATGCGTTCTCTGCTGCGTCTGATGAAGCCCGACAACTTCGAAGACATCTCGGCCGTCATCGCGCTGTACCGACCCGGGCCCATGGGCGCGAACAGCCACATCAACTACGCCCTGCGCAAGAACGGCCAGCAGGAGATCACGCCGATCCACGAGGAGTTCAAGGACTCGCTCGCCGAGATCCTCGACACGAGCTACGGGTTGATCATCTACCAGGAGCAGGTGATGGCGATCGCTCAGCGCGTCGCCGGGTTCAGCCTCGGTCAGGCCGACATCCTCCGCCGCGCGATGGGCAAGAAGAAGAAGTCCGAGCTCGACAAGCAGTTCGAGGGCTTCCAGGCCGGGATGCACGCGAACGGCTACTCCGACGACGCGGTGAACAAGCTCTGGGAGATCCTCCTGCCGTTCTCGGACTACGCCTTCAACAAGGCGCACTCCGCCGCGTACGGCCTGGTCTCGTACTGGACCGCCTATCTGAAGGCGCATTACCCCGCCGAGTACATGGCCGCGCTGCTGACGAGCGTGGGCGATTCGAAAGACAAGATGGCGGTCTACCTCAACGAGTGCCGCCGTATGGGCATCCGCGTCCTCCCGCCGGACGTGGGGCAGTCGATCCGCTTCTTCGCCGCCGTCGGCGACGACATCCGCTTCGGTCTGGGGGCGGTCCGCAACGTCGGGGCGAACGTCGTCGACGGCATCGTCGCGTCCCGCGCCGATGCGCCGTTCACCGACTTCCACGACTTCCTCTCGAAGGTTCCCGCGCACGTGGCCAACAAGCGCACGGTCGAGTCGCTCATCAAGGCGGGTGCGTTCGATTCGCTCGGGGCGACGCGCCGGGCCCTCATGGAGATCCACGAGGACGCCACCGAGGCCGCGGTGCTCGACAAACGCCGCGAGGCCAACGGCGAGGTCGGCTTCGACTTCGACTCACTCTGGGGTGATGACGAGCCGCAGCAGGCGCACAAAGTGCCGGAGCGTCCGGAGTGGACGAAGAAGGACAAGCTCGCCTTCGAGCGCGAGATGCTCGGGCTGTACGTGTCCGATCATCCGCTGGCGGGGCTGGAGATCCCCCTCGCCAAACACGCGTCGATCAGCATCCACGATCTGCTGGCGTCGGAGGACATCTCCGACGGCGAGCAGGTGACCGTCGCCGGCCTGGTCACGAGCGTTCAGCACCGGGTCGCCAAGTCCAGCGGAAACCCGTACGGCATGATCACCGTCGAGGACTTCAACGGCGAGATCACGGTCATGTTCATGGGCAAGACCTATACGGAGTTCCAGTCGATGCTCGTCGCGGACTCGATCCTCGTGGTCCGCGGACGCGTGTCGCGGCGGGACGACGGCATGAACCTGCATGCGGTTTCGGCGTTCGCCCCCGACCTCGGTGCGGTCGACGAGTCCGGACCCCTGGTGCTGGTCCTGCCGGAACGGCGTGCGAGCCAGTCCACGATCGAAGAGCTGCGGCAGACGCTGGAGCGTCATCGTGGTGACACGGAGGTCACCGTCAAGCTCCACGCGGGCTCCACGGCGAAGATCTTCGAGGTGCCGTTGCCGGTGCGCGTGACCGCGGACCTCTACGGCGAGCTGAAGGGACTTCTCGGGCCGCAGTGCCTGGGATGA
- the hisD gene encoding histidinol dehydrogenase — protein sequence MLRMIDLRGRDHTPAELLAAVPRATSARAEALLTAAGLVADVAAHGEAALREQAEKFDGASGHEIRVPAAHLDEALAALDPKVRAALEEAIVRVRAGSAAQVPAPSVTQLAPGAFVHQRWQPVRRVGLYVPGGKAVYPSSVVMNVVPAQVAGVQQIALASPPQRAHGGRVHPVILAAARLLGVDEVYAMGGAGAVGAFAYGVPTLALEPVDVVTGPGNNFVAAAKRAVAGVVGTDSEAGATEILIVADDTADPRLVAADLISQAEHDEQASAVLVTESESLAAAVLDEIGPLAARTRHAERVAAALGGPQSAVVLVDDLTAATAFSNAYAPEHLELHLSNPDAASFVHAGAVFVGPHTPVSLGDYLAGSNHVLPTGGQARYAAGLSAATFLRPQQVIEYDRAALAEVREAVVTLAEAEDLPAHGEAVQARFPA from the coding sequence ATGCTCCGCATGATCGACCTGCGCGGCCGTGACCACACTCCGGCCGAGCTCCTCGCCGCCGTTCCACGCGCCACGTCGGCGCGTGCGGAGGCGCTCCTGACGGCCGCCGGGCTCGTCGCCGACGTCGCCGCCCACGGTGAGGCGGCGCTGCGCGAGCAGGCCGAGAAGTTCGATGGAGCGTCCGGCCACGAGATCCGGGTGCCCGCTGCCCATCTCGATGAGGCGCTCGCCGCGCTGGATCCGAAGGTCCGCGCCGCCCTGGAGGAGGCCATCGTGCGCGTGCGCGCCGGGTCCGCCGCCCAGGTCCCGGCGCCGTCGGTGACACAGCTCGCGCCGGGCGCGTTCGTGCACCAGCGATGGCAGCCGGTGCGCCGTGTCGGCCTCTACGTGCCGGGCGGCAAGGCCGTCTACCCATCGAGCGTCGTGATGAACGTGGTTCCCGCGCAGGTCGCCGGCGTCCAGCAGATCGCGCTGGCCTCGCCGCCGCAGCGCGCCCACGGCGGGCGCGTGCACCCCGTCATCCTCGCGGCGGCACGACTGCTCGGTGTGGATGAGGTGTACGCCATGGGCGGCGCCGGAGCGGTCGGGGCGTTCGCGTACGGCGTGCCCACGCTCGCACTGGAGCCGGTCGATGTCGTCACCGGGCCGGGCAACAACTTCGTCGCCGCCGCCAAGCGCGCGGTGGCCGGTGTCGTGGGGACCGACTCCGAGGCGGGTGCGACCGAGATCCTCATCGTGGCGGACGACACCGCAGATCCCCGCCTGGTTGCGGCGGACCTGATCAGTCAGGCGGAGCACGACGAGCAGGCCTCGGCGGTGCTCGTCACGGAATCCGAATCCCTCGCTGCGGCGGTCCTGGACGAGATCGGGCCGCTCGCCGCGCGGACGCGGCACGCGGAGCGGGTCGCCGCGGCGCTCGGCGGACCGCAGTCGGCCGTCGTCCTCGTCGACGACCTCACGGCCGCGACAGCGTTCAGCAACGCCTACGCACCCGAACACCTCGAGCTTCACCTGTCGAACCCGGATGCCGCATCCTTCGTCCACGCCGGTGCCGTGTTCGTCGGACCCCACACCCCGGTGAGCCTCGGCGACTACCTGGCCGGCAGCAACCATGTCCTGCCCACCGGGGGACAGGCGCGCTACGCCGCGGGTCTCTCGGCGGCGACCTTCCTGCGACCGCAGCAGGTGATCGAGTACGACCGTGCGGCACTCGCGGAGGTGCGCGAGGCCGTCGTGACACTCGCCGAAGCTGAAGACCTGCCCGCGCACGGCGAAGCCGTGCAGGCACGCTTCCCCGCGTAG
- a CDS encoding quinone-dependent dihydroorotate dehydrogenase, translating into MYPLLFRTVLARMDPETAHHAAMVVIRLAGVAPFAWIARPLTRPAPSSQVSALGLTFDSPFGVAAGFDKDVRAVRGLHALGFGHIEVGTITAIPQEGNPRPRLFRLIPDRAVINRMGFNNRGATEAARRLQRLRKRPQGAVIGVNIGKSRVVDVENATEDYVHSATLLAPLADYLVVNVSSPNTPGLRGLQAVETLRPLLVAVRDAAGRTPLLVKIAPDLPDDEVEAVARLAVEIGLSGIIATNTTISRDDLRTGAAVVESAGAGGLSGAPLAARALEVLRIVRAVVPEEFVVISVGGVETAADVRERLRAGATLVQGYTAFLYRGPLWGRQINRGLVADR; encoded by the coding sequence ATGTATCCCCTCCTCTTCCGCACCGTCCTCGCCCGGATGGATCCCGAGACGGCGCACCACGCGGCCATGGTCGTGATCCGGCTCGCCGGGGTCGCACCCTTCGCCTGGATCGCGCGACCGTTGACGCGCCCGGCTCCCTCATCGCAGGTGTCGGCGCTCGGTCTGACGTTCGACTCGCCGTTCGGCGTCGCCGCCGGCTTCGACAAGGACGTCCGCGCCGTCCGGGGGCTGCACGCCCTCGGATTCGGGCACATCGAAGTGGGGACGATCACCGCGATCCCGCAGGAGGGCAACCCCCGCCCGCGGCTCTTCCGCCTGATCCCCGACCGTGCCGTGATCAACCGGATGGGCTTCAACAACCGCGGGGCGACCGAAGCGGCTCGCCGGCTCCAGCGCCTCCGCAAGCGCCCCCAAGGCGCGGTCATCGGTGTGAACATCGGCAAGAGTCGCGTCGTGGACGTCGAGAACGCGACCGAGGACTATGTCCACAGCGCCACGCTCCTCGCGCCGCTCGCCGACTACCTCGTCGTGAACGTGTCGTCGCCGAACACGCCGGGGCTGCGCGGACTCCAGGCGGTGGAGACGCTGCGGCCTCTGCTGGTCGCAGTCAGGGACGCGGCGGGCCGGACGCCGCTCCTCGTGAAGATCGCCCCCGACCTTCCGGATGACGAGGTCGAGGCCGTCGCCCGTCTCGCCGTCGAAATCGGGCTGTCCGGCATCATCGCGACGAACACGACGATCTCACGCGACGACCTGCGCACCGGCGCAGCAGTCGTGGAATCGGCCGGCGCGGGAGGGCTGTCGGGCGCTCCGCTCGCGGCGCGCGCCCTCGAGGTACTGCGGATCGTTCGCGCCGTCGTGCCGGAGGAGTTCGTCGTGATCTCGGTCGGGGGCGTGGAGACGGCCGCGGATGTGCGCGAGCGGCTGCGTGCCGGCGCGACGCTCGTGCAGGGGTACACGGCGTTCTTGTACCGCGGCCCGCTGTGGGGGCGTCAGATCAACCGGGGTCTCGTCGCAGACCGGTGA
- a CDS encoding DUF3043 domain-containing protein encodes MAKTPAAPVPADVPDQATSGGKGRATPTRAEQEAARKRPLVADTKEAKARAKAELAAQREKARIGMAAGEDKYLPIRDKGPQRKFVRDFIDSGWHLGEAVMPAMVLVILATFIPVPAVQYYSFIGLWIFILFVIGDMVLTSIRVKQAARKKFGAERTEKGLGWYGAMRIIQMRFMRLPKPQVKRGQHPV; translated from the coding sequence GTGGCGAAAACCCCCGCAGCTCCCGTCCCCGCAGACGTTCCGGACCAGGCGACCTCCGGCGGGAAGGGCCGTGCGACCCCGACGCGCGCCGAGCAGGAGGCCGCCCGCAAGCGCCCGCTCGTGGCCGACACGAAAGAGGCGAAGGCGCGCGCGAAGGCGGAGCTCGCCGCGCAGCGCGAGAAGGCTCGCATCGGCATGGCCGCCGGCGAGGACAAGTACCTGCCGATCCGGGACAAGGGCCCGCAGCGCAAGTTCGTGCGCGACTTCATCGACTCGGGCTGGCACCTGGGCGAAGCCGTGATGCCGGCCATGGTCCTGGTGATCCTCGCCACCTTCATCCCGGTCCCGGCCGTGCAGTACTACTCGTTCATCGGCCTGTGGATCTTCATCCTCTTCGTGATCGGTGACATGGTGCTGACCTCGATCCGGGTCAAGCAGGCGGCGCGCAAGAAATTCGGCGCCGAGCGCACGGAGAAGGGCCTGGGCTGGTACGGCGCGATGCGCATCATTCAGATGAGGTTCATGCGTCTGCCGAAGCCGCAGGTCAAGCGCGGGCAGCACCCGGTCTGA